The following proteins come from a genomic window of Geomonas sp. RF6:
- a CDS encoding energy transducer TonB produces the protein MARKGQYPGPGGMLALSFLCHALVLVLVLKLQLLPHAATVETPSYYVDLVNLPVASPQAGTPGPPAAAPAGPSAPEEPASAPVMPAKLPVPQPKSKPLPATVPAKPAAKPKPEAAHDDNHDFNERMAKLAQAAEERRYNETLAKLKKGGGGKVGVPGGKGTEAGSDYSSYIQSRLRDAFRSTIASDTSAPRVAVRLTIGPDGRIVRLRIEQTSGDRVFEEAVERAVHLAEKSFRPPPSGGEFEQGFVFRPQGVGVR, from the coding sequence ACGCACTCGTCCTCGTGCTGGTGCTGAAGCTGCAACTCCTGCCGCACGCAGCAACGGTGGAGACGCCGTCCTACTACGTCGACCTGGTGAACCTGCCGGTCGCCTCCCCCCAGGCGGGGACCCCGGGGCCTCCGGCCGCGGCACCTGCCGGGCCAAGCGCTCCGGAGGAGCCCGCAAGCGCCCCGGTTATGCCGGCAAAGCTTCCGGTGCCGCAGCCGAAGTCGAAGCCTCTCCCCGCGACGGTGCCGGCAAAGCCGGCGGCCAAGCCGAAGCCGGAGGCGGCGCACGACGATAACCACGATTTCAACGAGCGGATGGCGAAGCTCGCGCAGGCCGCCGAGGAGCGGCGCTACAACGAGACGCTCGCTAAGCTGAAAAAGGGTGGCGGCGGGAAGGTCGGGGTCCCGGGAGGAAAGGGAACGGAGGCCGGAAGCGACTACTCCTCCTACATCCAGTCGCGCCTGAGAGACGCCTTCCGCTCCACCATAGCCTCCGACACCTCCGCACCGCGGGTGGCGGTGCGCCTCACCATCGGCCCCGACGGCCGCATCGTGCGACTGCGCATCGAGCAGACGAGCGGCGACCGCGTCTTTGAGGAGGCGGTGGAACGCGCGGTGCACCTCGCCGAGAAGTCTTTCAGGCCCCCGCCGTCCGGGGGGGAATTCGAACAGGGATTTGTCTTCAGGCCGCAAGGGGTGGGTGTCCGATGA